The Halobacterium hubeiense genome contains the following window.
CTGGGGGAGACCTACGACCGGCGCGCGGGCGAGGCCAGCCAGCGGCGCGTCTACCTCGGCACCGGCCTATTCGCCGCGGGCGCGCTGCTCGTCGTCGGCGGGATTCTCGCTGGCGGGACGGGGCTCCTCATCAACAACGGCTTCGGGCAGTACGAGAGCCGCGAAATCGCGGTGCTGCTCGCGGGACTGGGCGTTCCGTCCGTGCTCGTCGGCATCTTCACGGTGCTCCCGGCGAACCGGCTCCAGCGCGCGGCCGCCGCGGTCGGCGCGGGCCTCACGGTCCTCGGCGTGATGCTGTTCCGCGCGACCTACCCGGTCATCTACGTTCCGGGGTCGGGCGGCGTCCCGTCGACGGCGACGCTGGCGTTCATCCTCGTCTACGCCGCCGGCATCATCACGACGATGTGGTGTCTGTTCACCGCGGTCGCGACGTTCAAGACGCGCAACGACCCCGGCGGCACGGTGACGCTCACCGTTACGAAGGACGGCGAGACCCACACCGTCGAGGTGCCCGCCGACGACGTCGAGAGCGCTCGCGAGAAGCTCGCGTCGGGGAGCTTCGGCGGCGTCGGCGTCTTCGGCGGCGTCGAGGACCCAGACGAGCGCACTCGCGCGAACGCCTCCGAGCCGAAGCCGTCGTCCCCGGCCACGCAGACGGGGCAGACGGCAGGCGCGTCCCCATCCGTCTCGGACGGCGGCGCGACCACCGACGACATCTCCTCGCCGCTGGACGACGCCGCGCCGTCCGCGGGCGGCCCGACACCGGACAAGTACTGCGGGAACTGCGCGCACTTCGAGTACGTCGGCGACGACGGCATGCAGCCGTACTGCGGGCTCTACGAGGAGGAGATGGACGACATGGAAGCCTGCGAGTGGTGGGAGCGAAACGACCAGTAGTTACAGTGCTGCGAGCCGCTTCTCGATGTCCGTCCAGTGGCTCCCCTCCCAGAAGTACTGCCCGCAGTCCTCACACTGCCAGACGGGCGAAGCGTCGCCGGGCACGTACTCCGGAAGTACCTTCGCTTCTCGTTCGACTTCTCGGAGTTCGCCGTTGCACGCGCCACAGCGCTCGCCCGGCGTCGGCGTCAGGTCCACGCCCGCGGCGGCGAGTTCGCGCAGTTGGTGGTCGACGTCCTTGGATTCGACGAGGATGCTCTCGGGCGCTCGCTCGGCCAGCTCGCGGTCGCGCGTGACGACGACGCGGTCCTCGCGGGCGGCGAGGTCGAGAATCGCGTCGTCGGCCTCGATACCTCTGTCGAGGCAGTACGCGGCGTCGTGGCCACACATTCGCAGAATGCGCGCGAGGCTCCCGAGCATCGCGTCCAGCAGGAACGTCACGAGTCGAGGAACTCGCGGACGCCCTCGGGGTCGCGGGCGTTCAGCACGTCGCCGGCTTCCGCCCAGCCGCGGCGCGCGGTGTGGACGCCGTACTCGACGTTCGCGTACTCGCTGGTGGAGTGGGCGTCCGTGTTCACCGCGATAGTCGCGCCCGCCTCGACGGCCGTCTGGACGACGCTCCCCCAGAGGTCGAGGCGGTGGGGGTTGCTGTTGATTTCGAGCGCGGTGCCGGCGTCGGCCGCGGCTTCCGCGAGCGCCTCGGGGTCGAACTCCATCGCGGGGCGATCGTTGATGAGCCGGCCCGAGGGGTGGCCGAGAATATCGACGTGCGGGTGTTCGACGGCGGAAATCAGGCGCTCGGTCTGGTCGCCGCCGTCCTCGCCGAGGCCGCTGTGCGGGCTCGCGACCACGACGTCGAGGTCCGCGAGCACGTCGTCGCTGACCTCGACGACGTTCCCGTCGGCGTCTACGTTCGCTTCGACGCCGTGGAAGACGATGATGTCTGTCTCCTCGCGTGCGGCCGCGACTTCGTCGGCCTGCTCGCGGAGGTCGGCGTCCGAGAGCCCGCTGTCCCCGAACACGCCCGGTCCCTCGGCGTGGTCTGTAATGGCGACGT
Protein-coding sequences here:
- a CDS encoding DUF7139 domain-containing protein; translation: MTSLGETYDRRAGEASQRRVYLGTGLFAAGALLVVGGILAGGTGLLINNGFGQYESREIAVLLAGLGVPSVLVGIFTVLPANRLQRAAAAVGAGLTVLGVMLFRATYPVIYVPGSGGVPSTATLAFILVYAAGIITTMWCLFTAVATFKTRNDPGGTVTLTVTKDGETHTVEVPADDVESAREKLASGSFGGVGVFGGVEDPDERTRANASEPKPSSPATQTGQTAGASPSVSDGGATTDDISSPLDDAAPSAGGPTPDKYCGNCAHFEYVGDDGMQPYCGLYEEEMDDMEACEWWERNDQ
- a CDS encoding DUF5615 family PIN-like protein codes for the protein MTFLLDAMLGSLARILRMCGHDAAYCLDRGIEADDAILDLAAREDRVVVTRDRELAERAPESILVESKDVDHQLRELAAAGVDLTPTPGERCGACNGELREVEREAKVLPEYVPGDASPVWQCEDCGQYFWEGSHWTDIEKRLAAL